A genomic window from Flavobacterium azooxidireducens includes:
- a CDS encoding CvpA family protein — MDIVIGVLLVVGLYYGIKNGLFVEIASIISFILGVFLAIKFSYLVKGYLEGFVSWNPKTIQVTAFVLTLILVVIGVHLLAKIFTKIADFAFLGWANKLAGGIFSVLKTALLIGIVLNLVQKINVDNQLISKEKQEKSIFYRPILDTTAFMLPMVTKWIDDVKKVYEETTSTP, encoded by the coding sequence ATGGATATTGTTATTGGAGTTTTATTGGTTGTAGGATTGTATTACGGCATTAAAAACGGATTATTTGTAGAAATTGCTTCCATCATTTCGTTTATTTTAGGCGTTTTTCTTGCGATTAAATTTTCGTATTTGGTGAAAGGTTATTTAGAAGGTTTCGTCAGTTGGAATCCAAAAACCATACAAGTTACTGCTTTTGTATTGACCTTAATTTTGGTTGTAATTGGCGTTCATTTGTTGGCAAAAATATTTACAAAAATTGCCGATTTTGCTTTTTTAGGTTGGGCAAACAAATTAGCAGGCGGAATTTTTAGTGTATTAAAAACCGCTTTGTTGATTGGAATAGTTTTAAATTTAGTTCAAAAAATAAATGTAGATAATCAATTGATTTCTAAAGAAAAACAGGAAAAGTCTATTTTTTACAGACCAATTTTGGATACCACCGCTTTTATGCTTCCAATGGTTACGAAGTGGATTGACGATGTAAAAAAAGTATATGAAGAAACTACTTCAACTCCTTGA
- a CDS encoding tetratricopeptide repeat protein: MKNIIYFLLLISQTFWAQSVFDKGNENYRKGNYQEAITAYESILKDKKESCDLYFNLANSYYKLNQIAPAIYYYEKALLISPNDKDIQNNLKFAKNSTIDDIKTIEKVGFERIMRNFTGLVHYNTWGYISVGLAILFLLFFIGYYFSQTTVVKRIFFVGMFIIPFFILAAFGAAVFEKNLYQTERPAIVFEQIISVKNEPRENATEAFILHEGTKVFVLETVDNWKKIQLTDETEGWILSEAIKELK, translated from the coding sequence ATGAAGAATATCATCTATTTTTTACTCTTGATTTCCCAAACTTTTTGGGCTCAGAGTGTTTTTGATAAAGGAAACGAAAACTATCGCAAAGGCAATTATCAAGAAGCAATAACAGCCTACGAAAGCATTTTAAAAGATAAAAAAGAATCATGCGATTTATATTTTAATTTGGCTAACAGTTATTATAAACTCAACCAAATTGCACCGGCTATTTATTATTATGAGAAAGCATTGTTGATTAGTCCGAATGATAAAGACATCCAAAACAACCTAAAATTCGCCAAAAACAGTACGATTGATGATATTAAAACCATTGAAAAAGTTGGTTTTGAACGCATCATGCGAAATTTCACAGGATTGGTGCATTACAACACGTGGGGTTATATTTCTGTTGGTTTAGCAATTCTGTTTTTGTTGTTTTTTATTGGCTATTACTTTTCGCAAACAACAGTAGTAAAACGAATTTTCTTTGTAGGAATGTTCATTATCCCGTTTTTTATTTTAGCAGCCTTTGGAGCAGCCGTTTTTGAAAAAAACCTTTATCAAACCGAACGCCCGGCCATTGTTTTTGAACAAATAATTTCAGTAAAAAACGAACCGAGAGAAAATGCAACTGAAGCATTTATTCTTCATGAAGGAACAAAAGTTTTTGTTTTAGAAACGGTTGATAACTGGAAAAAAATTCAACTCACAGATGAAACCGAAGGATGGATTTTAAGCGAAGCAATCAAGGAGTTGAAGTAG
- a CDS encoding BatD family protein has product MKKLVFILLLTCQTIFAQVQFEAKASKTSLGLNERLRIDFTMNVDGDNFVPPAFEGFRVIAGPSQQVSQSWVNGKSSFNKTYSYFLLPTQKGTISIKQASIEYNGQVYKTTPISIKVTDEVQQPRDPNDNSVSINDALHLVAEVSKTNPYLNEPITVVYKLYFSHNIGISNWRELDKPKYNDFWSQNIDIKQLVAEEGTYNGERFRFVVLRKTVLYPQKSGKLEIEPLSLDIDVELPTNRRNIFGQVMLAKDHKRVSAGSKIITVKPLPENGKPIDFSGAVGKFDFKVTPSKTTLKNGESMDLEVSVSGSGNLKLFSLPKPVVPTALEMYDPVHSENVNTPLSGMNGKISDKYTIIPQFKGNYTIKPMQFSYFDLGTNSYKTITSDEITINVADGPSSPNAGIANQENASAEKKTVSAQDQFKFIHLKTKLSQINKKDFFGSTTYYVLLGIPFLLIPFIILFKKKKEAIDGDVVGNKLKMNNRLAKKYLSEAKKQLGNKEPFYVALEKSLHNFLKAKLKIETSEMSKDLIKELLADKKAQPETIEKFIQITENCELARYAQFSNVAMQQDFDKAAEVISELEKQIS; this is encoded by the coding sequence ATGAAAAAATTAGTATTCATACTATTATTAACTTGTCAGACAATTTTTGCTCAAGTTCAGTTTGAGGCCAAAGCAAGCAAAACTTCTTTGGGACTCAACGAACGCTTGCGTATCGATTTCACAATGAACGTGGATGGCGATAATTTTGTTCCTCCAGCTTTTGAAGGTTTCAGAGTCATTGCCGGCCCAAGTCAGCAAGTAAGTCAATCGTGGGTAAACGGGAAAAGTTCGTTCAACAAAACGTATTCTTATTTTTTATTGCCTACTCAAAAAGGAACTATTTCTATCAAACAAGCTTCGATTGAGTATAACGGACAAGTTTATAAAACCACACCAATCAGCATCAAAGTTACCGATGAGGTGCAACAACCACGTGATCCAAACGACAATTCCGTTTCTATTAATGATGCGTTGCATTTGGTTGCTGAGGTTAGCAAAACCAATCCCTATTTAAACGAACCTATCACAGTAGTTTACAAATTATATTTTAGCCACAACATCGGAATTTCGAATTGGCGAGAATTAGACAAACCAAAATACAATGATTTTTGGAGTCAAAACATAGACATTAAACAATTGGTTGCAGAAGAAGGAACCTATAACGGTGAACGTTTTCGTTTTGTAGTGCTACGCAAAACAGTTTTATATCCACAAAAATCAGGAAAATTGGAAATTGAACCGCTTTCGTTAGATATTGATGTAGAATTGCCCACCAATCGACGAAATATATTCGGTCAAGTAATGCTTGCCAAAGATCACAAACGTGTTTCTGCCGGAAGCAAAATCATCACAGTGAAACCACTTCCCGAAAACGGAAAACCAATTGATTTCTCCGGTGCTGTTGGTAAATTTGATTTTAAAGTTACGCCATCCAAAACCACTTTAAAAAATGGTGAAAGTATGGATTTGGAAGTCAGTGTTTCCGGTTCAGGAAATTTAAAACTATTCAGTTTACCTAAGCCGGTTGTTCCTACAGCTTTAGAAATGTATGATCCGGTTCACTCCGAAAATGTGAATACACCTTTGAGCGGAATGAACGGAAAAATCTCCGATAAATACACAATTATTCCACAATTCAAAGGAAATTATACCATCAAACCAATGCAGTTTTCTTATTTTGATTTAGGAACGAACAGCTACAAAACAATCACTTCCGATGAAATTACGATTAATGTGGCAGACGGACCATCTTCGCCTAACGCAGGAATTGCTAATCAGGAGAATGCTTCTGCGGAGAAAAAGACGGTTTCAGCACAAGATCAATTCAAATTTATTCATTTAAAAACTAAATTATCCCAAATCAATAAAAAGGATTTTTTTGGTTCAACGACGTATTATGTTTTGTTAGGAATACCTTTTCTATTAATTCCTTTTATCATTTTATTTAAAAAGAAAAAAGAAGCAATCGATGGCGATGTGGTGGGTAATAAATTGAAAATGAACAACAGATTGGCTAAGAAATATTTATCGGAAGCTAAAAAACAATTAGGAAATAAAGAGCCGTTTTATGTGGCATTAGAAAAATCGTTGCACAACTTTCTGAAAGCGAAATTGAAAATTGAAACCTCGGAAATGAGCAAAGATTTAATCAAAGAATTGTTAGCCGACAAAAAAGCTCAACCGGAAACGATTGAAAAATTTATTCAAATCACCGAAAATTGCGAATTAGCTCGTTATGCTCAATTTTCAAATGTAGCTATGCAACAGGATTTTGACAAGGCGGCGGAAGTAATTTCAGAATTGGAAAAACAAATTTCTTAA
- a CDS encoding tetratricopeptide repeat protein: MKQIVFLISLLLSFFTFAQEEVKKEKDKILPKANEAFAEKKYTEAEAQYRISNSKGLSGAAPSYNLGNSIYRQKQFSESKFAYSQAFEKATTKEEKHKALHNLGNVYMKEKQYSKAVEAYKNALRNNPSDEQTRYNYALAKEYLKNNPEDQNQDKKDDKKEDKKDDKKDDQKQDKGDGDKDKKDDKKEGDKDKSKGDNKEDKNEGDQKKDQNQGGQPKPQPSGISKESVQNLLDAVNNEEKKVQEKVNLQKVKSKPVQTEKDW; encoded by the coding sequence ATGAAGCAAATAGTTTTTTTAATTAGTTTATTACTTTCTTTTTTTACGTTTGCTCAAGAGGAAGTGAAAAAAGAGAAAGATAAAATTTTGCCCAAAGCAAATGAAGCTTTCGCTGAAAAGAAATATACCGAAGCAGAAGCTCAATACCGTATTTCCAATTCCAAAGGATTATCTGGAGCAGCTCCTTCGTATAATTTAGGAAATTCAATTTACAGACAAAAGCAATTCAGTGAATCAAAATTTGCGTATTCACAAGCGTTTGAAAAAGCTACAACCAAAGAAGAAAAACACAAAGCATTGCACAATTTGGGGAATGTTTATATGAAAGAGAAACAGTATAGCAAAGCTGTTGAAGCGTATAAAAATGCGTTGCGAAATAATCCTTCCGATGAGCAAACCCGCTACAATTATGCCTTAGCCAAAGAATATCTAAAAAATAATCCCGAAGATCAAAACCAAGATAAAAAAGACGATAAGAAAGAGGACAAGAAGGACGATAAAAAAGACGACCAAAAACAAGACAAAGGAGACGGCGACAAAGACAAAAAGGACGATAAAAAAGAAGGCGACAAAGACAAAAGTAAAGGCGATAACAAAGAAGACAAAAACGAAGGAGATCAGAAGAAAGACCAAAATCAAGGTGGCCAGCCAAAACCACAACCTTCCGGAATTTCTAAAGAAAGCGTCCAAAATCTGTTAGATGCCGTAAATAATGAAGAAAAGAAAGTACAGGAAAAAGTAAATCTTCAAAAAGTAAAATCAAAACCTGTTCAAACGGAAAAAGACTGGTAA
- a CDS encoding VWA domain-containing protein — MYSQIDEKIYLYFLAVIPIIAILFLINLYWKRKKQREFGDIELVKKLSPEKSVFKPVLKITVLLLALASLIIGLANPKIGTKMETVKREGIDVVFAIDVSKSMLAEDISPNRLDKTKQIVSQIINQLGSDRIGMVAYAGSAFPVLPITTDYGVAKMYLQGMNTDMVSSQGTSLEEAIKLSADYFDKDNATNKLIILISDGEDHSDGVEEVIEEALKIKAKVITIGVGTEKGGPIPIKRNGVVENFKRDRNDEVVVTKMNAEILKQIGKGTKGGYVYGGNTKDVLDYVKNALDNIEKTEFETTQVADFQSQFQWFLGIAFALLFIDIFLLERKTGWISKLNLFNEKES, encoded by the coding sequence ATGTATTCACAAATAGACGAAAAAATATATTTATACTTTTTAGCTGTTATCCCAATAATAGCGATACTTTTTTTAATTAATTTGTATTGGAAAAGAAAAAAGCAACGCGAATTTGGTGATATCGAATTAGTTAAAAAGCTCAGCCCTGAAAAGTCGGTTTTTAAGCCGGTTCTAAAAATTACTGTTTTGCTTTTGGCTTTGGCGAGTTTAATCATCGGCTTAGCCAATCCAAAAATAGGCACCAAAATGGAAACTGTGAAGCGGGAAGGAATAGACGTGGTTTTTGCCATCGACGTTTCCAAAAGTATGTTAGCCGAAGACATATCTCCCAACCGATTAGACAAAACCAAACAAATCGTTTCGCAAATCATTAATCAATTGGGTAGCGATCGTATCGGAATGGTGGCCTATGCCGGAAGTGCTTTCCCGGTTTTGCCTATTACAACCGATTATGGTGTGGCAAAAATGTATCTGCAAGGCATGAATACAGATATGGTTTCGTCGCAAGGAACTTCATTGGAAGAAGCTATCAAATTATCGGCTGATTATTTTGATAAAGATAATGCCACCAATAAATTAATTATTCTGATTTCGGATGGAGAAGATCATTCCGACGGAGTAGAGGAAGTCATCGAAGAAGCTCTCAAAATAAAAGCAAAAGTAATTACCATTGGAGTTGGAACCGAAAAGGGTGGCCCTATTCCGATCAAAAGAAATGGAGTTGTAGAGAATTTTAAACGCGATAGAAATGATGAAGTTGTCGTTACAAAAATGAATGCCGAAATTCTAAAACAAATAGGAAAAGGCACAAAAGGCGGTTATGTTTATGGTGGAAATACTAAAGATGTGCTGGATTATGTGAAAAATGCATTAGATAACATCGAAAAAACCGAATTTGAAACGACACAAGTAGCCGATTTTCAATCGCAATTTCAATGGTTTTTAGGCATAGCTTTTGCACTGTTGTTTATCGATATTTTTCTGTTAGAAAGAAAAACAGGCTGGATAAGTAAGTTGAATTTATTTAATGAAAAGGAATCATGA
- a CDS encoding vWA domain-containing protein, which yields MENITFLHPQFFWLFTLLPVAIAWYIWKRNKQTPTLKVSSLKGFKVKSSILPKLKPLLFAMRILALSFIIVALARPRTVDVSNKTKTTRGIDIVIATDVSGSMLAKDLKPNRLESLKKVAANFVKDRPNDRFGIVVYAAESYTKTPVTSDKSIVIDAIQNINYDNVLKDGTGIGMGLATAVNRLKDSKAKSRIVILLTDGVNNAGFIEPETAADIAREYGIKVYTIGLGTNGMAEFPYAYAPNGGFLFQMMPVEIDEALMKSIAKKTDGKYFRATSNSKLEEIYNEINKLETTEIEEQRFYNYDEKFRPLIWIAGLLLLIEILLKQTIFRGFI from the coding sequence ATGGAAAACATCACTTTTTTACATCCACAGTTTTTTTGGTTGTTCACCCTTCTGCCGGTGGCAATCGCTTGGTATATTTGGAAAAGAAACAAACAAACACCAACTTTAAAAGTCAGTTCGTTAAAAGGTTTTAAAGTAAAAAGTTCAATTTTACCTAAATTGAAACCATTACTTTTTGCAATGCGAATTTTAGCTCTAAGTTTTATCATTGTAGCGTTAGCCCGACCAAGAACAGTGGATGTTAGCAATAAAACCAAAACTACACGCGGAATCGATATTGTGATTGCCACCGACGTTTCCGGAAGTATGTTGGCCAAAGATTTAAAGCCAAATCGATTAGAATCACTTAAAAAAGTAGCGGCAAACTTTGTAAAGGACAGACCGAATGACCGCTTCGGAATTGTTGTATATGCCGCAGAAAGTTATACTAAAACTCCCGTAACCAGTGATAAATCAATTGTGATTGATGCTATTCAAAACATTAATTATGATAATGTTCTGAAAGACGGAACCGGAATCGGAATGGGATTGGCAACCGCTGTGAACCGTTTAAAAGATAGTAAAGCCAAAAGCAGAATCGTTATTTTGTTAACCGATGGTGTAAACAATGCCGGATTTATTGAACCTGAAACAGCCGCCGACATTGCCAGAGAATACGGAATTAAAGTCTATACAATTGGTCTTGGAACAAATGGAATGGCAGAATTCCCGTATGCGTATGCACCAAACGGCGGATTTTTATTTCAAATGATGCCGGTTGAAATTGATGAAGCATTAATGAAAAGTATCGCCAAAAAAACCGACGGAAAGTATTTTAGAGCCACAAGCAATAGTAAATTAGAGGAAATTTATAACGAAATCAATAAGTTAGAAACAACCGAAATAGAAGAACAGCGTTTTTACAATTACGATGAAAAATTCCGCCCATTAATTTGGATTGCAGGCTTATTATTGTTGATAGAAATTTTATTAAAACAAACCATTTTTAGAGGTTTTATATAA
- a CDS encoding BatD family protein, which produces MKIKLYIFFLLLSTFVFAQQKRVTTSVDSTRVKIGAQINLTFKTTVDTLSKVAFPEGKLFGSLEVLESYPTDTIKENDKYQLIKKYGLTQFDSGKYTIPSLKVIINSKSFATDSVLVEILPVVVDTLKQHMYDIKDISTVPNDYSNWWIYLLILIGIAGIGYLIYFLIKKYKKPVEEEIVYATPIEKATAHLKTLEKKSLVERGEVKEYYSELTDIARTYIEEAIEIPAMESTTDELISAFKIAIVKKKLSLTEETIKNLEKVLKQADLVKFAKSKPLEFEIADDKIKIEKTIFKIHQSIPEEIEEEELEDNEANQAKILKRKKAKKRTLIIVSVVAVLFVSLGILVVVKGFDFLKDNILGHPAKELLEGEWVSSQYGNPAIKIETPKVLQRMDVSKMMGGQQSEMTDMQLFGYGAMMDHFYIAVMTTKLKQDIKIELAQALEGSLKMMEANGAQNILVKQESFSTKEGIEGLRGYGTMNILDPITKKSRKAYYEVMFFGQEGGLQQVIVLHEEGDEIANEITERIMNSVEIAIIK; this is translated from the coding sequence ATGAAAATTAAATTATATATATTCTTTCTACTCTTATCAACCTTCGTTTTTGCTCAACAAAAAAGAGTAACTACTTCGGTTGACAGCACCAGGGTTAAAATTGGTGCACAAATTAATTTAACTTTTAAAACAACGGTCGATACACTTTCAAAAGTGGCTTTTCCGGAAGGGAAATTATTTGGAAGTTTAGAAGTTTTAGAAAGTTATCCAACCGATACAATTAAAGAAAACGATAAATATCAACTTATCAAAAAATATGGTTTAACGCAATTTGACAGTGGAAAATACACGATACCATCGTTGAAAGTTATCATCAATTCAAAGTCGTTTGCGACCGATAGTGTTTTAGTAGAAATTCTTCCGGTTGTGGTAGATACATTGAAGCAGCACATGTATGACATCAAAGACATTTCAACTGTTCCGAATGATTATTCGAATTGGTGGATTTATTTGTTGATTTTAATCGGAATTGCAGGAATTGGTTATTTGATTTATTTTCTGATAAAGAAATATAAAAAACCGGTAGAAGAAGAAATTGTTTATGCTACTCCGATTGAAAAAGCAACAGCTCATTTAAAAACATTAGAGAAAAAGAGCTTGGTTGAACGTGGTGAAGTGAAAGAATATTATTCTGAATTGACTGATATTGCTCGAACTTACATCGAAGAAGCCATCGAAATTCCTGCAATGGAAAGTACCACTGACGAATTGATTTCTGCTTTCAAAATTGCGATAGTCAAAAAGAAACTTTCGCTAACAGAAGAAACCATCAAAAATCTGGAAAAGGTTTTAAAACAAGCCGATTTAGTGAAATTTGCCAAATCAAAACCATTAGAATTTGAAATTGCAGACGATAAAATAAAAATAGAAAAAACAATTTTCAAAATTCATCAATCCATTCCGGAAGAAATCGAAGAAGAAGAATTAGAAGACAACGAAGCCAATCAAGCGAAAATATTAAAACGTAAAAAAGCGAAGAAGAGAACATTAATAATTGTTTCTGTAGTTGCTGTTTTATTTGTTTCATTAGGTATTTTAGTCGTCGTGAAAGGTTTCGACTTTTTAAAAGACAACATACTTGGTCATCCAGCTAAAGAATTATTAGAAGGTGAATGGGTTTCGAGTCAATACGGAAATCCTGCTATTAAAATCGAAACGCCAAAAGTTCTCCAACGAATGGATGTTTCCAAAATGATGGGCGGACAGCAGTCGGAAATGACAGATATGCAACTATTTGGCTACGGAGCAATGATGGATCATTTTTATATTGCCGTCATGACCACAAAATTGAAACAAGATATAAAAATTGAATTAGCTCAAGCATTGGAAGGTTCACTAAAAATGATGGAAGCCAACGGTGCTCAGAATATCTTAGTGAAACAAGAAAGTTTCAGTACTAAAGAAGGTATTGAAGGATTAAGAGGCTACGGAACCATGAATATTTTAGATCCAATTACCAAAAAAAGCAGAAAAGCGTATTACGAAGTAATGTTTTTTGGTCAAGAAGGCGGATTGCAACAAGTTATTGTGCTACACGAAGAAGGCGATGAAATTGCCAATGAAATAACAGAGCGAATTATGAATTCGGTTGAAATTGCCATAATAAAATAA
- a CDS encoding DUF58 domain-containing protein, with protein METKDLLKKVRKIEIKTRRLSDHIFSGEYHTSFKGRGMTFSEVRQYQFGDDVRAIDWNVTARYNEPYIKVFEEERELTMMLMVDISGSESFGTKNQLKSEIVTEIAATMAFSATQNNDKIGLILFSDEIELYIPPKKGKSHVLRIIRELIEFKPKSNKTNITNALKFLSSVMKKKAIVFFISDFITDDNYEHTLKIAGKKHDITGIRVFDIREEKMPNIGMVNMLDAETGETMLVNTNSKSIRMEYEKYYREKVTFFKETFSKCGSGTVNTRVDESYVTKLLTYFKSR; from the coding sequence ATGGAAACAAAAGACTTACTCAAAAAAGTACGAAAAATAGAAATTAAAACCCGAAGATTGAGCGATCATATCTTTTCGGGAGAATATCACACGTCTTTCAAAGGTCGTGGGATGACTTTTTCAGAAGTTCGTCAATACCAATTTGGCGATGATGTTCGAGCAATCGATTGGAATGTGACCGCACGTTACAACGAACCGTATATCAAAGTTTTTGAAGAAGAACGAGAGTTAACGATGATGTTGATGGTTGACATTTCCGGTTCTGAAAGTTTTGGTACAAAAAATCAATTGAAAAGTGAAATTGTTACTGAAATCGCTGCAACAATGGCATTTTCGGCAACTCAAAACAACGATAAAATTGGTTTGATTTTGTTTTCCGATGAAATTGAGCTTTATATTCCGCCAAAAAAAGGAAAATCGCACGTGTTGCGAATCATCCGTGAGTTAATAGAATTTAAACCAAAAAGCAATAAAACAAATATTACCAATGCGTTGAAATTTCTATCGAGTGTGATGAAAAAGAAAGCAATTGTGTTTTTCATATCTGATTTTATTACGGATGATAATTACGAACACACCTTAAAAATCGCCGGAAAAAAACACGACATCACCGGAATTCGTGTGTTTGATATTCGAGAAGAAAAAATGCCAAACATCGGAATGGTGAATATGTTGGATGCTGAAACGGGCGAAACGATGTTAGTGAATACCAATTCGAAATCTATCCGAATGGAATATGAAAAATATTACCGCGAGAAAGTAACTTTTTTCAAAGAAACATTTTCCAAATGCGGTTCAGGAACAGTAAATACAAGAGTTGACGAAAGTTATGTGACCAAATTACTAACTTATTTTAAATCAAGATAA
- a CDS encoding AAA family ATPase, with product MEENTTTLDIRAINEKIERESAFIDLLTYEMNKVIVGQKHMIERLLIGLLGQGHILLEGVPGLAKTLAINTLSQAVQGSFSRIQFTPDLLPADVVGTMIYNIKQNEFSIKKGPIFANFVLADEINRAPAKVQSALLEAMQEKQVTIGDTTFKLDKPFLVLATQNPIEQEGTYPLPEAQVDRFMLKTVIDYPKMEDERLVIRQNLKGSYEKVNAVISIDQILRAQQAVREVYMDEKIEKYILDIIFATRFPEKYKLESLKPLISFGSSPRGSINLATAAKCYAFIKRRGYVIPEDVRAVVHDVLRHRIGITYEAEAENITSVEIINKIVNEIEVP from the coding sequence ATGGAAGAAAATACAACTACGCTAGATATCCGAGCGATAAATGAAAAAATTGAAAGAGAAAGTGCTTTTATCGACCTTCTTACCTATGAAATGAACAAAGTCATCGTTGGTCAAAAACACATGATCGAACGATTGTTGATTGGTCTTTTAGGTCAAGGTCACATTTTGTTGGAAGGTGTTCCCGGTTTGGCAAAAACGTTGGCGATTAATACGTTGTCACAAGCTGTGCAGGGTTCATTTAGCCGAATTCAGTTTACACCCGATTTATTACCCGCCGATGTGGTTGGAACAATGATTTACAACATTAAACAAAATGAATTTTCGATAAAAAAAGGTCCTATTTTCGCCAATTTCGTCTTAGCCGATGAGATCAACCGTGCTCCTGCAAAAGTGCAATCGGCTTTGTTAGAAGCGATGCAGGAAAAACAAGTAACCATTGGTGACACGACTTTTAAATTAGACAAACCGTTCTTGGTTTTAGCTACTCAAAACCCGATTGAACAAGAAGGAACGTATCCGTTACCGGAAGCTCAAGTCGATCGTTTTATGCTGAAAACCGTGATTGATTATCCTAAAATGGAAGACGAACGATTAGTAATTCGTCAAAATTTAAAAGGAAGTTACGAAAAAGTAAATGCTGTGATTTCCATCGATCAAATTTTACGTGCTCAACAAGCGGTTCGTGAAGTGTATATGGATGAAAAAATTGAAAAATACATTTTAGATATCATTTTTGCTACGCGTTTCCCTGAAAAATATAAATTAGAAAGTTTAAAACCGTTAATCAGTTTTGGATCTTCTCCTCGTGGAAGCATCAATTTAGCCACAGCAGCAAAATGTTACGCGTTTATCAAACGTCGTGGTTATGTGATTCCCGAAGATGTGCGTGCCGTTGTTCACGATGTGTTGCGTCACCGTATCGGAATTACGTATGAAGCTGAAGCAGAAAACATCACTTCGGTTGAAATCATTAATAAAATTGTGAACGAGATTGAGGTACCTTAA
- a CDS encoding aldo/keto reductase, with amino-acid sequence MKTTLSPVVAGTMNWGVWDKNLSVAEMANLILVCLENKITTFDHADIYGGYTTEATFGEGFKQSKIDRTKIQLVSKCGIQHISDNRPNRIKHYDYSKEYIIWSAENSLKNLKTDYLDVYLLHRPSPLMQADEIAEAIEKLKKEGKILDFGLSNFTPSQTDLIQQKTKVSYNQIQFSATHFEPMVDGSLDHMQIHNIRPMAWNPLGTIFREDTEQTRRLKKLLARLVEKYHFGSDIILLAWIMQHPSKIIPVAGTVNVARIQQLQKASELILDKEDWFEIWTESMGSKVP; translated from the coding sequence ATGAAAACTACATTATCTCCTGTTGTAGCAGGAACCATGAATTGGGGTGTTTGGGACAAAAATCTAAGTGTCGCCGAAATGGCCAACCTCATTCTTGTTTGTTTAGAAAATAAAATAACCACGTTTGATCACGCCGATATTTATGGCGGTTATACAACCGAAGCCACTTTTGGCGAAGGTTTTAAACAAAGCAAAATTGATCGAACAAAAATTCAATTGGTTTCAAAATGTGGTATTCAACATATTTCCGATAATCGTCCGAACAGAATCAAACATTATGATTATTCGAAAGAATACATTATTTGGTCGGCAGAAAATTCGCTTAAAAATTTAAAAACCGATTATTTAGATGTGTATCTTTTGCATCGACCGAGTCCGTTAATGCAAGCCGATGAAATTGCTGAGGCGATTGAAAAACTAAAAAAAGAAGGTAAAATTTTGGATTTTGGATTGTCAAATTTTACGCCTTCTCAAACCGATTTGATTCAGCAAAAAACGAAGGTTTCGTATAATCAAATTCAGTTTTCAGCCACGCATTTTGAACCGATGGTCGATGGAAGTTTAGACCATATGCAAATTCACAACATTCGTCCGATGGCCTGGAATCCACTCGGAACAATTTTTAGAGAAGACACCGAACAAACCCGTCGATTAAAAAAATTATTAGCTCGATTGGTCGAAAAATATCACTTTGGTTCTGATATCATTTTACTGGCCTGGATTATGCAGCATCCTTCCAAAATAATTCCCGTTGCAGGAACAGTAAATGTAGCTCGAATTCAACAATTACAAAAAGCGTCCGAATTAATTTTAGACAAAGAAGATTGGTTTGAAATTTGGACGGAAAGTATGGGCAGTAAAGTGCCTTAA